One stretch of Xiphophorus hellerii strain 12219 chromosome 21, Xiphophorus_hellerii-4.1, whole genome shotgun sequence DNA includes these proteins:
- the ndufb4 gene encoding NADH dehydrogenase [ubiquinone] 1 beta subcomplex subunit 4, translating to MADYREAPLATRPKTLDPNEYFNLSPDYRRAEENRAALRANLKRQYQLQLNNPHRTELIEDPALTRWVYARASPYPHFRPTKKTSLLGVMFGVVPLFALYYIFKTDRDNKEEKIKAGTLDRKFNLSS from the exons ATGGCGGACTACCGAGAGGCGCCCTTGGCGACTCGGCCAAAAACACTGGACCCAAATGAATATTTCAATCTTTCTCCGGACTACAGGCGCGCAGAGGAGAACCGGGCAGCTCTGCGGGCCAACCTTAAGAGGCAGtaccagctgcagctgaacaaCCCGCACAGGACTGAGCTCATT GAAGACCCTGCCCTGACGAGGTGGGTGTACGCACGAGCCAGCCCCTACCCTCACTTCAGACCCACAAAGAAGACTTCTCTGTTGGGTGTAATGTTTGGAGTGGTGCCTCTGTTTGCCCTCTACTACATCTTCAAGACAGACAGG GATAACAAGGAGGAGAAGATTAAGGCCGGAACCCTTGATCGCAAGTTCAATTTATCATCATGA
- the LOC116711721 gene encoding sperm-associated antigen 16 protein-like, with the protein MDSPEKSGKLQHKESAEDVGCAKDLKDDQSVNEGLEEDLEATEKAIQDRADAVASLNRRPSACHQQLSVFDFLLNFLFQHGMTGTLACFEAEWSELLLNGDVDAKQIGLIPKVYTENEHLARELKSAWQEKEEYMQAAAVAAEALQRAKRANDAHRLEHQRLVREVNRLIVDMNKLKLRCESYQPEVKRMSDKYQGLSKQVLQVALERDKALLQGDNQAARLDASSSQTNGNSGSLK; encoded by the coding sequence ATGGACTCTCCTGAGAAAAGTGGAAAACTACAACACAAAGAGTCAGCGGAGGATGTAGGGTGTGCGAAAGATCTTAAAGATGATCAGAGCGTAAATGAAGGACTCGAAGAAGACTTGGAAGCGACAGAGAAAGCCATCCAGGACCGAGCAGACGCCGTCGCTTCACTTAATCGGAGGCCCAGCGCCTGTCACCAACAGCTTTCTGTGTTTGACTTTTTACTGAATTTCCTGTTCCAACACGGCATGACGGGGACTTTGGCGTGTTTTGAAGCGGAGTggtctgagctgctgctgaacgGAGACGTGGACGCGAAGCAGATCGGCCTGATCCCGAAAGTGTACACCGAGAACGAGCATTTGGCCCGAGAGCTGAAAAGTGCTTGGcaggagaaggaggagtacATGCAGGCGGCCGCTGTCGCAGCCGAGGCCCTGCAGAGGGCCAAGAGAGCCAACGATGCCCACCGGCTGGAGCATCAACGCTTGGTCAGAGAGGTAAACAGACTCATTGTGGACATGAATAAGCTGAAACTGCGGTGTGAGAGCTACCAGCCTGAAGTAAAGAGGATGAGTGACAAATACCAGGGGCTGTCAAAGCAGGTCCTGCAGGTGGCGCTGGAGAGGGACAAAGCGCTACTGCAGGGGGACAATCAGGCTGCCCGACTGGATGCCTCCTCATCTCAGACCAATGGAAACAGTGGttcattgaaataa